The proteins below are encoded in one region of Vanessa tameamea isolate UH-Manoa-2023 chromosome Z, ilVanTame1 primary haplotype, whole genome shotgun sequence:
- the LOC113403876 gene encoding UDP-N-acetylglucosamine--peptide N-acetylglucosaminyltransferase 110 kDa subunit-like has product MDYQCVVVYTVINIAPPRLTQTDIPNGCVDWIKNKIKRAVAVYLQSLKLTPNNGIIHGNLACLYYKQGLIDLAIDTYREAIELQPNFPDAYCNLANALKEKGHVHEAEECYNKALYLCPTHVDTLNNLGNVKREQGKIKEATKLYLRALEVFPNFAATHSNLASLLQQQGKFREALFHYRQAINIQPRFADAYSNMGNTLREIQDSKGALMCFKKAIEINPQFADGHCNLASIYKDMGNITEAIASYKVALKIKPNFPDAYCNLAHCLQIICSWDNYDERMRIIVAIVEDQLYNSDKLTSIHPHHSILYPLSNRARKEIAARHANLYSEKVNMLTPITFKHSKTYEGRLRIGYVSSDFGNHPTSHLMQSIPGLHNRSNVEIFCYALNRDDGTTFRSKIVEESEHFIDLSFITCNVEAARRINSDNINILINMNGYTKGARNDIFALKPAPIQVMWLGYPGTSGAEYIDYFITDEVSSPISTSVDFSEKFAFMPHTYFVGDHQQIFSHLKIRYNVKIEDEECEGDNIAVLNAAEEINVNQYINVKCYEETLTFENLEPINIIVREVDIPRWVLESTISSKQEQMYINKIPIDNGVSINFMDKKIASGEKSYDNIVFTSRRQYGLPDDAVVFCNFNQLYKTDPYIVKTWVNILKKVPNSVLWLLSFPVAGEPNMIKYVQGLGISPERIVFSKIACKEEHVRRGQLADICLDTSLCNGHTTTMDVLWAGTPVITLPGDTLASRVAASQLKALECTELIAKSMKHYEQIAVKLGTNNEYRKYIRAKVSKARLSSTLFDCNHYTNALENLYAIMWDRYQAGMPPDHIKAY; this is encoded by the exons ATGGATTACCAATGCGTGGTCGTGTACACGGTCATCAACATCGCACCGCCTCGGCTAACTCAAACCGATATACCGAACGGCTGTGTTGATtggatcaaaaataaaattaaacg AGCGGTAGCAGTGTATCTTCAATCATTGAAGCTAACGCCCAACAACGGAATTATACATGGAAACTTGGCCTGTCtatattacaaacaaggcttaatAGATCTCGCTATTGATACGTACAGGGAAGCTATAGAACTGCAACCAAATTTTCCAGATGCCTATTGCAATCTCGCTAATGCGCTCAAAGAGAAAGGTCACGTTCACGAAGCAGAAGAATGTTACAACAAAGCCTTGTATCTTTGTCCTACACACGTCGATACACTCAATAATCTTGGTAATGTTAAACGGGAACAGGGAAAAATTAAAGAAGCAACGAAATTGTACCTGAGAGCGTTGGAAGTATTTCCTAATTTTGCAGCGACTCATAGCAATTTGGCATCTCTCTTACAGCAACaag GTAAATTTCGGGAAGCATTGTTTCATTATAGACAGGCGATAAATATACAACCGAGATTCGCTGATGCATATAGTAACATGGGAAATACTTTACGGGAAATACAAGACAGCAAAGGAGCattaatgtgttttaaaaaagCCATAGAAATAAATCCACAATTTGCAGATGGCCATTGTAATTTGGCCAGTATCTACAAAGACATGGGTAATATTACTGAAGCGATTGCATCGTACAAAGttgcattgaaaataaaaccaaatttcCCTGATGCTTATTGTAACTTAGCGCactgtttacaaataatttgtagTTGGGACAACTATGATGAACGAATGCGAATAATCGTTGCGATAGTCGAAGATCAATTGTATAATAGTGATAAATTAACCTCAATACACCCACATCATTCCATCTTATATCCATTATCTAACAGAGCAAGGAAAGAAATAGCTGCACGACATGCTAATTTGTATTCAGAAAAAGTGAATATGCTCACTCCGATCACATTCAAACACAGTAAAACATACGAAGGACGATTACGAATCGGTTACGTTAGTAGTGATTTCGGTAATCATCCAACATCCCACTTAATGCAGTCGATACCAGGATTGCATAATCGTTCGAATGTAGAAATTTTTTGTTATGCTCTGAATCGAGATGATGGAACCACATTCCGTAGTAAAATAGTTGAAGAATCAgaacattttattgatttatcatttataacttGTAATGTTGAAGCTGCTAGAAGAATAAAtagtgataatataaatattttaataaatatgaatggtTATACGAAAGGTGCTAGAAATGATATATTTGCTTTAAAACCCGCACCCATTCAAGTAATGTGGCTTGGTTATCCGGGAACTAGTGGTGCagaatatatagattatttcaTCACAGATGAAGTATCAAGTCCAATATCAACGAGCGTGGATTTCAGTGAAAAGTTTGCCTTCATGCCACATACGTACTTTGTCGGAGATCATCAGCAAATTTTTTCCCATTTAAAAATTcgatataatgttaaaatagaaGACGAAGAGTGCGAAGGTGATAACATAGCAGTTTTGAATGCAGCAGAAGAAATTAatgtaaatcaatatataaacgTTAAATGTTACGAAGAAACATTAACGTTTGAAAATTTGgaaccaataaatataattgtaagagAAGTAGACATTCCGAGGTGGGTACTTGAATCGACAATAAGTTCTAAACAGGAAcag atgtatattaataaaataccaatagATAATGGTGTTTCTATTAACTTTATGGACAAGAAAATTGCATCAGGGGAAAAAAGCTATGacaatattgtatttacttCGAGAAGGCAATACGGACTTCCGGATGATGCTGTAGTTTTctgtaattttaatcaattatacaAAACTGACCCTTACATTGTTAAAACTTGggttaacatattaaaaaaagtaccaAACAGTGTTCTTTGGCTATTAAGTTTTCCGGTTGCAGGGGAaccaaatatgataaaatacgtTCAAGGATtag GTATATCTCCTGAACGTATTGTTTTTTCTAAAATAGCTTGCAAAGAGGAACATGTACGCCGAGGACAATTGGCTGATATATGCTTAGATACATCACTTTGCAACGGTCATACGACAACAATGGATGTTTTGTGGGCTGGTACACCTGTAATTACGCTGCCTGGAGATACATTAGCTTCAAG agtGGCAGCATCACAGCTCAAAGCATTGGAATGTACGGAACTTATTGCGAAAAGTATGAAGCACTACGAACAAATAGCTGTGAAATTAGGGACGAACAATGAATA CCGTAAATATATTCGAGCTAAAGTCTCGAAAGCACGTTTAAGTAGCACATTATTTGACTGCAATCACTACACGAACGCGTTGGAGAATCTTTATGCTATAATGTGGGATCGTTATCAAGCTGGAATGCCTCCGGATCATATAAAagcatattga